CGTCGAATGATACGTGGGCACGAGATCATGGTCCCATTACGGTTTTTCGTGATGGTGCCCCAATATTATATGATTTCCGTTTTAACGGCTGGGGCCAGAAGTTTCCGTCGAATCATGATAATCAAATTACCCGTCGTTTGTTTAGCAAAGAAGCTTTTTCGGCAAATGCCGGATATGCTAACTTTCTGGAGTTTGTGCTGGAAGGTGGTGCCATCGAATCGGATGGAGAAGGAACCGTATTGACAACGGCTGAATGTTTGTTGTCGCCCAACCGGAACGAACACATGAACAAAAAGGAAATTGAGCACTTGCTGAAAGAGATTTTCGGTTTGAAACGGGTTTTGTGGCTGAACAATGGTTATCTGGCCGGCGACGACACCGATAGTCATGTGGACACGCTGGCCCGTTTTTGTGATGCAGAAGCCATTGCTTATGTAAAATGTACCGATCCGGAAGATGAGCATTTTGATTCCTTGCAGCGTATGGAAGATGAATTGAAATCGTTCACAACGTTGGATGGAAAACCATATCGTTTGCTGGCATTGCCTATGGCTGATGCGGTATACGATGATGGAGACCGGTTGCCTGCTACGTATGCCAATTTTCTGATCATGAACAATGCCGTTCTCCTTCCGTTTTACGGAACAGATAAGGACGAGGAAGCCAAAAAAATACTGCAGGACGCTTTCCCCGCAAGAGAGATTATTGGTATCAATTGCTTGCCACTAATCAAACAGCATGGTTCGCTGCACTGCGTGACGATGCAGTTTCCGGAAGGTGTGCTGTGAGAATTCGAAAATCCAGAGAGTTATGAGTAAGACAATAAAAGCCGGACTGATTCAGCAGAAGAATTCTGAAAGCATTCAGAGTAACATCGATAAATCGACGGAAAATATTGCCATTTGCGCGAAAGAAGGCGCTGAATTGGTGGTATTGCAGGAGTTACACAACAGCCTCTATTTCTGCCAAACAGAAGAGACTTGTCAGTTTGATTTGGCTGAGCCGATTCCGGGGCCGTCGACGGAACATTACAGTAAACTGGCGAAAGAGCATGGCATCGTGCTCGTCACTTCGCTGTTCGAAAAGCGGGCGCCCGGTTTGTATCATAACACGGCGGTGGTTTTCGAGAAAGATGGCTCCATTGCCGGGAAATACCGGAAAATGCACATTCCCGACGACCCGGCTTATTACGAAAAATTTTATTTCACCCCGG
This Prolixibacter sp. NT017 DNA region includes the following protein-coding sequences:
- a CDS encoding agmatine deiminase family protein, coding for MMKASANTFLPAEWYPQSGVMLTWPHAGTDWSEMLDEVEESFIAIANEIARREQLVIVCQNSKELKEKLAAINLANVHFYEVPSNDTWARDHGPITVFRDGAPILYDFRFNGWGQKFPSNHDNQITRRLFSKEAFSANAGYANFLEFVLEGGAIESDGEGTVLTTAECLLSPNRNEHMNKKEIEHLLKEIFGLKRVLWLNNGYLAGDDTDSHVDTLARFCDAEAIAYVKCTDPEDEHFDSLQRMEDELKSFTTLDGKPYRLLALPMADAVYDDGDRLPATYANFLIMNNAVLLPFYGTDKDEEAKKILQDAFPAREIIGINCLPLIKQHGSLHCVTMQFPEGVL